One genomic segment of Streptomyces sp. TLI_146 includes these proteins:
- a CDS encoding ABC transporter ATP-binding protein, whose protein sequence is MGSPESRESREGLPSRGSVLLALRYYGRELARLRRLTAPAMLLPAVGNIGIQYIAPLVVAKLVARIAGDGGSVGMGPMLPYVLGFAGVLLLSEALWRVGLHCLNRLDARGVEHLYVIGMDELFAKDAAFFHDNFAGSLTKRVLSFATRFEDCVDTLTFNVVGSFVPLVFASVVLWQYDPLLVVGLLVLIGLTAACVTPLIRRRQALVAEREQAIARVSGHVADSLMNMDTVRSFAAEEREAAEHRSRVAESRRLTLRSWDYGNLRIDTLVAPMSVLTNVLGLLLAIGLGGGEHGVEAVIVAFTYYANATRIMFEFNQIYRRLESSMTEASQFTELLLEPPTVLDPAVPEPLPVRAGEVRFEGVTFAHAGGRPLFEGLDLAVPTGTRIGLVGRSGGGKTTLTRLLLRMTDIDGGRILIGGRDISRLRQGELRSLIAYVPQDPAMFHRTLRENIAFARPTATDEEIRRAAEAAHVTEFADALPDGFDTMVGERGVKLSGGQRQRVALARAILRDAPILLLDEATSALDSESEILVQDALWRLMDGRTALVVAHRLSTVATMDQLVVLDRGRIVEQGTHHKLLASGGAYAKLWQHQSGGFLDDTPERVDRR, encoded by the coding sequence ATGGGATCACCTGAGTCGCGTGAATCGCGCGAGGGCTTACCGAGCAGGGGCTCGGTGCTCCTCGCACTTCGTTACTACGGGCGCGAACTGGCCCGGCTGCGGCGGCTGACCGCGCCGGCGATGCTGTTGCCGGCGGTCGGCAACATCGGCATCCAGTACATCGCGCCGCTGGTCGTGGCCAAGCTCGTAGCCCGGATCGCCGGGGACGGAGGCAGCGTCGGCATGGGCCCGATGCTGCCCTACGTCCTCGGCTTCGCCGGGGTGCTGCTGTTGTCGGAGGCATTGTGGCGCGTCGGGCTGCACTGCCTGAACCGCCTCGATGCCCGTGGTGTCGAGCACTTGTATGTCATCGGGATGGACGAGCTGTTCGCCAAGGACGCCGCCTTCTTCCACGACAACTTCGCCGGGTCGCTGACCAAGCGGGTACTGAGCTTCGCCACCCGCTTCGAGGACTGCGTCGACACACTGACGTTCAACGTCGTCGGCAGCTTCGTGCCGCTGGTGTTCGCGTCGGTGGTGCTGTGGCAGTACGACCCACTGCTCGTGGTGGGGTTGCTGGTGCTGATCGGGCTCACAGCGGCCTGCGTGACACCCCTGATCCGGCGCCGTCAGGCGCTGGTCGCCGAGCGCGAGCAGGCGATCGCCCGGGTGTCGGGCCATGTCGCCGACAGCCTGATGAACATGGACACGGTCCGGTCGTTCGCCGCCGAGGAGCGCGAGGCCGCCGAACACCGCTCGCGGGTCGCGGAGTCGCGCCGGCTCACCCTGCGCTCGTGGGACTACGGCAACCTGCGCATCGACACACTGGTCGCACCCATGTCCGTCCTGACCAATGTGCTGGGCCTGCTGCTCGCCATCGGGCTCGGTGGCGGAGAGCACGGCGTCGAAGCGGTCATCGTCGCCTTCACGTATTACGCCAACGCGACGCGGATCATGTTCGAGTTCAACCAGATCTACCGCCGTCTGGAAAGCTCGATGACGGAGGCCTCGCAGTTCACCGAGCTGCTGCTCGAACCGCCGACCGTGCTGGACCCGGCGGTCCCGGAGCCGCTGCCGGTCCGGGCGGGCGAGGTGCGCTTCGAAGGGGTGACCTTCGCCCACGCGGGTGGGCGGCCCCTCTTCGAGGGGCTCGACCTGGCGGTGCCCACCGGGACGAGGATCGGTCTCGTCGGCCGGTCGGGCGGCGGCAAGACCACGCTGACCCGGCTCCTGCTGCGGATGACGGACATCGACGGCGGGCGGATCCTGATCGGCGGGCGGGACATCAGCAGGCTGCGGCAGGGCGAACTGCGCAGCCTGATCGCCTACGTGCCGCAGGACCCGGCGATGTTCCACCGGACGCTGCGGGAGAACATCGCGTTCGCCCGGCCGACCGCCACCGACGAGGAGATCCGCCGCGCGGCCGAGGCGGCGCACGTCACGGAGTTCGCCGACGCGCTTCCCGACGGCTTCGACACCATGGTGGGCGAGCGCGGGGTGAAGCTGTCCGGCGGCCAGCGCCAGCGTGTGGCCCTCGCCAGGGCCATCCTGCGCGACGCCCCGATCCTGCTGCTCGACGAGGCGACCAGTGCGCTGGACTCCGAGAGCGAGATCCTCGTCCAGGACGCACTGTGGCGGTTGATGGACGGGCGTACGGCGCTCGTGGTGGCGCACCGGCTGAGCACGGTCGCCACCATGGACCAGCTGGTCGTCCTCGACCGCGGACGGATCGTCGAACAGGGCACGCACCACAAGCTGCTCGCCTCGGGCGGCGCCTACGCGAAGCTGTGGCAGCACCAGTCGGGCGGCTTCCTCGACGACACCCCCGAGCGGGTGGACCGGCGTTGA
- a CDS encoding SDR family oxidoreductase, whose translation MTRIAKAVLITGASSGIGAAAARRLAADGHRVYLGARRADRLAALAGEIAAAGGSAAFRRLDVTDAVDVHAFAEAARAELGRIDVLVNNAGVMPLSRLDAVRTDEWDRMIDVNLRGVLHGIAATLPVMRAQGGGHIVNIASVGAYEVSPTAVVYCATKYAVRAISEGLRQESDGSIRVTVVSPGVTESELVDHLADAEARRIMQTYRAVALPAAAIAEAIAYAVAQPPEADVNEIVLRPAASAQ comes from the coding sequence ATGACGAGGATCGCCAAGGCGGTGCTGATCACCGGGGCCAGCAGTGGCATCGGCGCGGCGGCCGCGCGCCGGCTGGCGGCCGACGGCCACCGGGTCTACCTCGGGGCCCGGCGCGCCGATCGCCTGGCGGCGCTGGCCGGTGAGATCGCCGCGGCGGGCGGCAGTGCGGCGTTCCGCCGCCTGGACGTGACGGACGCCGTCGACGTCCACGCCTTCGCCGAGGCCGCTCGGGCCGAACTCGGCCGCATCGACGTCCTGGTGAACAACGCGGGGGTCATGCCGCTGTCCCGCCTCGACGCGGTGCGGACCGACGAGTGGGACCGCATGATCGACGTGAACCTGCGGGGTGTGCTGCACGGCATCGCCGCGACGCTGCCCGTGATGCGGGCGCAGGGCGGCGGCCACATCGTGAACATCGCCTCCGTCGGCGCCTACGAGGTGTCGCCCACGGCGGTCGTGTACTGCGCCACCAAGTACGCGGTGCGGGCGATCTCCGAGGGATTGCGGCAGGAGTCGGACGGGAGCATCCGCGTCACCGTCGTGTCGCCGGGCGTCACCGAGTCAGAGCTGGTCGACCATCTCGCGGACGCCGAGGCACGCCGGATCATGCAGACGTATCGTGCCGTCGCCCTGCCCGCCGCGGCGATCGCCGAGGCCATCGCGTACGCCGTCGCCCAGCCGCCGGAGGCCGATGTGAACGAGATCGTGCTGCGCCCGGCCGCCAGCGCCCAGTGA
- a CDS encoding helix-turn-helix transcriptional regulator, which yields MTSSELGSFLRAHRARLHPDDVRLVSYGRRRVAGLRREEVAVLAGMNADYYARLEQGRERRPSPQILDSLCRALHLDDDARAHLYRLAGSMPDGGGPQPHESASPALRKLLDAFPDTPAFVIDPAMDLLAANSLTDELFSPFQRADNLARMTFRDPAARRFFVHWYRVAEATVAALRQATGLSPDYPRLRAVVTDLTAASEEFSSLWRAQTVHGKTRSAKELVHPEVGPLSLTYQSFDVRGAPGQQLLIYHAEPGSPSAGALTLLGTLAATRRRARSGTG from the coding sequence GTGACGAGCAGTGAACTGGGTAGTTTCCTACGGGCCCACCGAGCCCGGCTGCACCCTGACGACGTGCGCCTGGTGTCGTACGGGCGGCGCCGGGTGGCCGGGTTGCGCCGGGAGGAGGTGGCCGTACTCGCGGGCATGAACGCCGACTACTACGCCCGCCTGGAACAGGGCCGCGAACGCCGCCCCTCCCCGCAGATCCTCGACTCGCTCTGCCGGGCGCTCCACCTGGACGACGACGCCCGCGCTCACCTCTACCGCCTCGCGGGCAGCATGCCGGACGGCGGCGGCCCGCAGCCGCACGAGAGCGCAAGTCCCGCACTGCGGAAGCTCCTTGACGCCTTCCCCGACACTCCGGCGTTCGTGATCGACCCGGCCATGGACCTCCTGGCCGCCAACTCCCTCACCGACGAGCTGTTCTCCCCCTTCCAACGGGCCGACAACCTCGCCCGTATGACCTTCCGCGATCCCGCCGCACGCCGGTTCTTCGTCCACTGGTACCGGGTGGCCGAGGCGACCGTCGCCGCCCTGCGCCAGGCCACCGGCCTCTCCCCGGACTACCCGCGTCTGCGCGCGGTCGTCACCGACCTGACCGCCGCCAGCGAGGAGTTCAGCTCGCTGTGGCGCGCCCAGACCGTCCACGGCAAGACGCGCAGCGCGAAGGAACTCGTCCACCCCGAGGTGGGCCCCTTGTCACTGACGTACCAGAGCTTCGACGTACGCGGCGCACCCGGCCAGCAGCTGCTGATCTACCACGCGGAGCCGGGAAGTCCCAGCGCGGGCGCTCTCACCCTGCTGGGCACACTCGCCGCCACACGCCGACGGGCACGGTCCGGCACCGGCTGA